In Phragmitibacter flavus, a single genomic region encodes these proteins:
- a CDS encoding D-Ala-D-Ala carboxypeptidase family metallohydrolase, translating to MDQPSSVPTPPEPEEQAGEIFGPTNWQPYERRRFLSTCVTMIISGLSGYAAHPYLVGNRRQEFAAFLEEKWQDLNNPRQRKNRPLHATNDLNEDRRFTNTPSRFRPITLDQDGLAYQSFLYSLNLCHIKPIELLRPHFKTLGNVNNHLPPRELWKNIAPTLRVADALREKLNAPLISINSAFRSTAYNSACPGAAPQSYHTRNMALDLVYACSPEKVFAAAQALRSQGLFKGGIGVYSSFTHIDTRGRNAEWGSTPKIAKA from the coding sequence ATGGACCAACCTTCTTCTGTCCCCACACCGCCCGAACCTGAAGAACAGGCCGGTGAAATTTTTGGCCCCACCAACTGGCAACCCTACGAACGTCGACGTTTCCTCTCCACCTGCGTCACCATGATCATCAGCGGCCTCTCCGGCTACGCCGCCCATCCTTACCTCGTAGGCAACCGTCGCCAGGAATTTGCCGCCTTCCTCGAAGAAAAATGGCAGGACCTCAACAATCCCCGCCAACGCAAAAACCGCCCCCTGCACGCCACCAACGACCTCAACGAGGACCGCCGCTTTACCAACACTCCCTCGCGCTTTCGACCCATCACCCTTGACCAAGACGGGCTCGCCTATCAGAGCTTCCTCTACAGCCTCAATCTTTGTCATATCAAGCCCATCGAACTGCTCCGACCCCACTTCAAAACCCTCGGCAACGTCAACAATCACCTTCCGCCTCGCGAACTCTGGAAAAACATCGCCCCCACCCTGCGCGTCGCTGACGCCCTCCGTGAAAAACTCAACGCTCCGTTGATCTCCATCAACAGCGCCTTCCGCAGCACCGCCTACAACTCCGCCTGCCCCGGAGCCGCCCCCCAGTCCTACCACACCCGCAACATGGCGCTCGACCTCGTCTACGCCTGTTCCCCAGAAAAAGTCTTCGCAGCCGCCCAAGCCCTCCGGTCCCAAGGCCTTTTCAAAGGCGGCATCGGTGTCTACAGCAGCTTCACTCACATCGACACCCGCGGCCGCAACGCCGAATGGGGTTCGACACCAAAGATCGCAAAGGCGTAA
- a CDS encoding MFS transporter — MASQLSPKAAPPTDTGRIMALIAAFLGWMFDGFEMGLFPVIGKPALEALLAGSVPPEQLALDLDRWFSVIIATFLVGAATGGVFFGWLGDRIGRVKAMSLSIFTYAIFTGLCGFATEAWHIAILRFIASLGMGGEWALGVALVNELWKGNRALVAGVIGAAANVGFLLVALLSLGMNNFIDTMEGWIFAVGGSQALADWLLDNQAWRFLMLSGALPALVIFLIRLFVPESDKWEEEKATGNTSHWNTKDLNGVLLGAIAAMVIIFSWSPMGIERGITTPIAFVITIVAFFLVIWGYLLPVRGYLRRAGIAGSMSDSSSASIRKNLLMGSVLAGIAMLGTWGATQQSAKWSTTLVPGEWTNVMQYTQIATSCGAILFALIAPFLADLFNRRITYLILCISALAASTVFFQTNTTVNTWFFVTAFLMGGITASFYGFFPLYLPELFPTSVRATGQGFCFNVARIIAAIGGLQIANLVAAFQPAANASGNAYTTLCLIYIVGMILVWFAPETKGRKLV, encoded by the coding sequence ATGGCATCCCAACTTTCTCCCAAAGCCGCCCCCCCCACCGACACTGGTCGCATCATGGCCCTCATCGCCGCCTTCCTCGGCTGGATGTTCGATGGTTTTGAAATGGGACTCTTCCCCGTCATCGGAAAACCCGCCCTCGAAGCCCTCCTTGCCGGGTCCGTCCCGCCCGAGCAACTTGCCCTCGATCTTGACCGCTGGTTCTCGGTCATCATCGCCACCTTCCTCGTCGGTGCCGCCACGGGCGGCGTCTTCTTCGGCTGGCTTGGCGACCGCATCGGCCGCGTCAAAGCCATGTCTCTCAGCATTTTCACCTATGCCATCTTCACCGGGCTCTGCGGTTTTGCCACCGAAGCCTGGCACATCGCCATCCTGCGCTTCATCGCCTCCCTCGGCATGGGCGGTGAATGGGCACTCGGTGTGGCCCTCGTCAATGAACTCTGGAAAGGCAACCGCGCCCTCGTCGCCGGGGTCATCGGTGCCGCCGCCAACGTCGGCTTCCTCCTTGTCGCCCTGCTGAGCCTCGGCATGAACAATTTTATTGATACCATGGAAGGCTGGATCTTTGCCGTCGGCGGCTCGCAAGCCCTCGCCGACTGGCTGCTCGACAACCAGGCCTGGCGTTTCCTCATGCTCAGCGGCGCCCTGCCCGCCCTGGTCATTTTCCTCATCCGCCTCTTCGTTCCCGAATCCGACAAATGGGAGGAGGAAAAAGCCACCGGCAACACCTCGCACTGGAACACCAAGGACCTCAACGGCGTTCTCCTTGGTGCCATTGCCGCCATGGTCATCATCTTCTCCTGGTCACCCATGGGCATCGAACGCGGCATCACCACCCCGATCGCCTTTGTCATCACCATCGTCGCCTTCTTCCTGGTCATCTGGGGCTACCTCCTTCCCGTGCGCGGCTACCTGCGTCGAGCCGGAATTGCCGGGAGCATGAGCGACTCCAGCAGCGCCAGCATCCGCAAAAACCTTCTGATGGGATCTGTCCTCGCTGGCATCGCCATGCTTGGCACCTGGGGTGCCACCCAACAGTCCGCCAAATGGTCCACCACACTCGTTCCCGGCGAATGGACCAACGTCATGCAATACACGCAAATCGCCACCTCCTGCGGCGCCATCCTGTTTGCCTTGATCGCCCCTTTCCTCGCCGACCTCTTCAACCGGCGCATTACCTACCTGATCCTCTGCATCAGCGCCCTCGCAGCCTCCACCGTGTTCTTCCAAACCAACACCACGGTGAACACCTGGTTCTTCGTCACTGCCTTCCTGATGGGCGGCATCACCGCCAGCTTCTACGGCTTCTTCCCCTTGTATCTGCCTGAACTTTTCCCCACTAGCGTTCGCGCCACCGGACAGGGATTCTGCTTCAACGTCGCCCGCATCATCGCCGCCATCGGAGGCCTGCAAATTGCCAACCTGGTCGCCGCCTTCCAACCCGCCGCCAACGCCTCTGGCAACGCCTACACCACCTTGTGTCTTATTTACATCGTCGGCATGATCCTCGTCTGGTTCGCCCCTGAAACCAAAGGCCGTAAACTGGTGTAA
- a CDS encoding alpha/beta hydrolase translates to MNPKLRRMALYLGLGLSAILLLASTVIWWAAGEIVHPPRRPLQDYHHAILNSPQTHGLVIKPFEVAGSSPGDFATPVLLCEPDPQAQPGPRGQLLRQQLTDLGQQLKPFGEITATLVLLHGRKGRKEDNLPVAERLCAAGFRCLLIDLPAHGENLNPIASYGLHEWKLPDLIETTAAAHFQYPSGPRALWGISQGGAVAIQAAAKTPWDALIVIASFAQFEDICRGQSDRLFGPASTLMFTLLKPVVEFRGGYQLGDITPINSARQLTLPAMIGHGTADTLIPIEIGQQLFDAVPSAHKEWRRIETGTHDRVLVTPMPLYADMANFYLSHLQR, encoded by the coding sequence ATGAACCCCAAACTCCGTCGCATGGCGCTCTATCTTGGCCTGGGCCTGTCCGCGATCCTCCTCCTTGCCTCCACCGTCATCTGGTGGGCCGCCGGTGAAATCGTTCATCCACCGCGCCGACCACTGCAAGACTACCATCACGCCATCCTCAACTCCCCCCAGACGCACGGACTCGTCATCAAACCCTTCGAAGTCGCCGGCTCCAGCCCCGGCGACTTCGCCACTCCCGTTCTGCTCTGCGAACCCGATCCACAAGCCCAGCCGGGCCCAAGAGGACAGCTGCTCCGTCAGCAACTCACCGACCTCGGTCAGCAACTCAAACCCTTCGGTGAAATCACCGCCACCCTCGTCCTTCTCCACGGCCGCAAAGGTCGCAAGGAAGACAACCTCCCCGTCGCCGAACGCTTGTGTGCCGCCGGATTTCGCTGCCTGCTCATCGACCTCCCCGCGCATGGCGAAAACCTCAACCCCATCGCCAGCTACGGACTGCACGAATGGAAGCTCCCCGACCTCATCGAAACCACCGCCGCCGCCCACTTCCAATACCCATCCGGGCCACGCGCCCTCTGGGGCATCTCCCAAGGCGGAGCCGTCGCCATTCAAGCCGCCGCCAAAACTCCTTGGGATGCCCTCATCGTCATCGCTTCCTTTGCCCAGTTCGAAGACATCTGCCGCGGCCAGTCGGACCGCCTCTTCGGACCCGCCTCCACCCTCATGTTCACCCTCCTCAAACCCGTCGTCGAGTTTCGAGGCGGATACCAGCTCGGCGACATCACCCCCATCAATTCCGCCCGCCAGCTCACCCTGCCCGCGATGATCGGACACGGCACCGCCGACACCCTCATCCCCATCGAAATCGGCCAGCAACTCTTCGACGCCGTTCCGTCTGCCCACAAAGAATGGCGACGCATCGAAACCGGCACCCACGACCGCGTCCTCGTCACCCCCATGCCGCTCTATGCCGACATGGCCAATTTCTATCTATCCCATTTGCAGCGATAA
- a CDS encoding glycosyltransferase family 4 protein — MNAASDHSIPADTDLPGALLYATSAGLGGSGLNTTSLEGALASWRGGFLGEAVCYSVQQMEIARSRIRSLQYHPARLFSFLDSQDYYAVKKRYLDWMASRRLQMGGFDFFHGWSGECFETLVEARLLGVPSVMDVPTWHRNKGAVKSTETLKERRARVADRGWRDWRKKLTVTRQQNLAEYDLADVLLMPSVKSAETFLTAGVDEKKLHYVGRGVDVERYRPGGPPEKFRVGFVGALIKRKGVHVLLEAWKKAGLKNAELVLVGNLHEEMKPYLEKFGTDDVRLAGVTNRVQDELRACVAFAFPSECEGFAKATLEAAACGLPLIATRESGDAVVDGETGLVIQPNDVEGLAAALVHAASHRDEMAEMGRMARKMVEERFTWDHYRARLLQGYAKAKRQVRVV; from the coding sequence TTGAACGCTGCTTCCGACCATTCAATCCCTGCGGATACCGACTTGCCTGGTGCCTTGTTGTATGCAACGAGCGCGGGTCTCGGAGGGAGTGGTTTGAACACCACTTCACTTGAGGGGGCGCTGGCTTCGTGGCGCGGAGGGTTTCTTGGAGAGGCGGTTTGTTATTCGGTGCAGCAGATGGAGATTGCGCGGAGCAGGATTCGGTCGCTGCAATATCATCCGGCGCGGTTGTTTTCGTTTTTGGACAGTCAGGATTATTATGCGGTGAAGAAGAGGTATCTGGACTGGATGGCGTCGCGAAGATTGCAGATGGGCGGTTTTGATTTTTTTCACGGGTGGAGCGGAGAGTGTTTTGAGACGTTGGTGGAGGCGCGGCTGCTTGGGGTGCCATCGGTGATGGATGTGCCGACGTGGCATCGGAACAAGGGGGCGGTGAAGTCGACGGAGACGTTGAAGGAGCGTCGGGCCCGCGTGGCGGATCGGGGCTGGCGGGACTGGCGCAAGAAGTTGACCGTGACCCGGCAGCAGAATCTGGCGGAGTATGATTTGGCGGATGTGCTGTTGATGCCGTCGGTGAAGTCGGCGGAGACATTTTTGACCGCAGGGGTGGATGAGAAGAAGCTGCATTACGTGGGGCGGGGGGTGGATGTGGAGCGGTATCGACCGGGTGGCCCGCCTGAGAAATTTCGTGTGGGATTTGTGGGAGCCTTGATCAAACGCAAGGGGGTGCATGTGCTGCTGGAGGCGTGGAAAAAGGCGGGATTGAAGAATGCGGAGCTGGTGTTGGTAGGGAATTTGCATGAGGAGATGAAGCCGTATTTGGAAAAATTTGGGACGGACGATGTGCGACTGGCGGGGGTGACGAACCGGGTGCAGGACGAATTGCGAGCCTGTGTGGCATTTGCTTTTCCAAGTGAGTGCGAGGGGTTTGCCAAGGCGACTTTGGAGGCGGCGGCTTGTGGGTTGCCGTTGATTGCGACTCGCGAGTCCGGGGATGCGGTAGTGGATGGTGAGACGGGTTTGGTGATCCAACCCAACGATGTGGAAGGTTTGGCTGCGGCGCTGGTGCATGCGGCTTCGCATCGGGACGAGATGGCGGAGATGGGACGGATGGCCCGCAAGATGGTGGAGGAGCGGTTTACTTGGGATCACTATCGGGCGCGCCTGTTGCAAGGATATGCGAAGGCGAAACGGCAGGTCAGGGTTGTGTGA
- a CDS encoding glycosyltransferase family 9 protein: MERILVIQLKRIGDFVLTVPALGRLRKMRPEAELVLLVPSGLVELAEALPMVNRVIGFESGGVNWRAWASMVAGEWDVCLDFSGTDRAALLTWLSRADLRVGYQKFAGFGMRRLAYHRLCGASVRDLHTVDFHLELIGEALGSWEGTGPPAMFVVGAGIRDGVQRKLKSEGVTGKYVILHPGTARMEKFWLNERWAEVARVVHERLGLQVVLTGTGTGLEEAPLKAIKEMAGVPMVDLCGKLSLAEMTVVIEGAELMVGVDSMAMHLAALAEKPQVALFGPTNPFHWRARHARSMVLQGSSGLPVAEFAPKATPADMNQISTAAVVDAMTSLL, encoded by the coding sequence GTGGAACGCATTCTTGTCATACAGCTCAAACGCATCGGGGACTTTGTGTTGACGGTGCCTGCGTTGGGAAGATTGCGAAAGATGCGGCCAGAGGCGGAGTTGGTGTTGCTGGTGCCGTCGGGTTTGGTGGAGCTTGCCGAGGCGTTGCCGATGGTGAATCGGGTGATTGGATTTGAGTCGGGTGGCGTGAACTGGCGCGCGTGGGCTTCCATGGTGGCGGGGGAGTGGGATGTCTGTCTCGATTTTAGCGGAACGGATCGCGCGGCGTTGTTGACGTGGCTTTCGCGGGCGGATTTGCGGGTGGGGTATCAAAAATTTGCGGGTTTTGGCATGCGACGGCTGGCCTACCACCGGCTTTGCGGTGCTTCGGTGAGGGATCTTCATACGGTGGATTTCCATCTCGAACTGATTGGCGAGGCATTGGGTTCGTGGGAGGGAACCGGGCCTCCGGCGATGTTTGTTGTGGGAGCTGGGATTCGGGATGGGGTTCAGAGGAAGCTTAAAAGCGAGGGCGTGACGGGGAAGTATGTCATTTTGCATCCAGGCACCGCGCGGATGGAGAAGTTTTGGTTGAACGAGCGTTGGGCGGAGGTGGCGCGGGTGGTGCATGAACGGTTGGGCTTGCAGGTGGTGTTGACAGGGACTGGCACGGGCCTGGAAGAGGCTCCGCTGAAGGCGATCAAGGAGATGGCGGGGGTTCCGATGGTGGATCTTTGCGGAAAACTTTCGCTGGCGGAGATGACGGTGGTGATTGAGGGGGCCGAACTGATGGTGGGGGTGGACAGCATGGCGATGCATCTGGCAGCCTTGGCGGAAAAACCGCAGGTGGCGTTGTTTGGTCCCACGAATCCGTTTCATTGGCGGGCGCGGCATGCGCGCTCGATGGTTTTGCAGGGGTCTTCGGGGCTTCCGGTGGCGGAGTTCGCCCCGAAGGCAACACCGGCGGACATGAACCAAATCTCGACGGCAGCAGTTGTTGATGCTATGACTTCGCTGCTCTAA
- a CDS encoding ABC transporter ATP-binding protein, whose amino-acid sequence MPKITQPPPGKKISRKQVTDLSSSELWALTKWTYGKLFRYMKPYRGRFMIGVALGILSGLFNAVMLVGFKIIFSVVLSHGPVAQTATAPSDLSSDVELTHMAFEKPVKAEFGEVEIPVLGKINPVEWVLGYAPEKAGFGLVIAVCSLIPLMLFMRGFLTYLANYSMLWVGNKMLYNLRNDIFRNLLRQSLGFYNRTKIGDLIQTVFNQTRVAQTNAVQLTSVLIQKPVAIITIFAYLMFWDWFFTVSSLIVFPLCLGPIAYVSRRVRRAGSKEEAEAGAMMVNMHESFAGIRVVKANAREEYETKRFNKSNKSMAENIMRWQKALEIIGPVVETVASLGVAAGLVYAWHRGMRAEDFFLVVIALTQIYPHAKELGRVQILMQKCIVASSAVFGYLEQEPDVKDEPDAKKLPPAKGAVTYEDVSFTYTDAKGKPAKKAAVNGIDLTLEPGKFYALVGPSGAGKSTLFALLLRYYDPTAGRVLVDGHDVRTVTQESLRSNIGVVNQDVFLFHDTVKENIRYGRLNATDAEIVAAAKKAHAHDFIMQNKDGYEALVGDGGNNLSGGQKQRLSIARAILRDAPILLLDEATSALDTEVERIIKDAIHTLREGRTVVAIAHRFSTVLEADQIVVMHEGKVVDMGTHAELLPRCELYQRLYQLQFDSGHADPDKPMKDIKPQDLDEPYESEAGEG is encoded by the coding sequence ATGCCAAAAATCACGCAGCCTCCTCCGGGCAAAAAAATCAGTCGCAAACAAGTCACCGATCTCAGCTCGAGCGAGCTCTGGGCGCTTACGAAATGGACCTACGGCAAATTGTTTCGTTACATGAAGCCGTATCGTGGCCGGTTCATGATCGGGGTGGCGCTGGGCATCTTGAGCGGCCTGTTCAACGCGGTGATGCTGGTGGGATTCAAGATCATCTTTTCCGTGGTGCTGTCGCATGGTCCGGTGGCTCAAACGGCGACCGCGCCGAGCGATTTGTCGTCGGACGTGGAACTCACGCACATGGCATTTGAGAAGCCGGTGAAAGCAGAGTTTGGAGAGGTGGAGATTCCGGTGCTGGGCAAGATCAACCCGGTGGAGTGGGTGCTGGGTTATGCGCCGGAGAAGGCGGGATTTGGGCTGGTGATCGCGGTTTGTTCGTTGATTCCGCTGATGCTGTTCATGCGCGGGTTTCTGACTTATCTGGCGAACTATTCCATGCTGTGGGTGGGGAACAAGATGTTGTATAATTTGCGCAACGACATCTTCCGAAATTTGCTGCGGCAATCGTTGGGTTTCTACAATCGGACGAAGATTGGGGATTTGATTCAAACCGTGTTCAACCAGACGCGGGTGGCGCAGACGAATGCGGTGCAATTGACGTCGGTGCTGATCCAGAAACCGGTGGCGATCATCACCATCTTTGCCTACCTGATGTTTTGGGACTGGTTTTTCACGGTGAGTTCATTGATCGTGTTTCCCTTGTGCCTTGGGCCGATTGCCTATGTGAGTCGGCGGGTGCGTCGCGCGGGTTCCAAGGAAGAAGCGGAGGCGGGGGCAATGATGGTGAACATGCATGAGAGTTTTGCAGGCATCAGGGTGGTGAAGGCGAATGCGCGTGAGGAGTATGAGACCAAGCGTTTCAACAAATCGAACAAGTCGATGGCGGAGAACATCATGCGCTGGCAGAAGGCGCTGGAGATCATTGGACCGGTGGTGGAAACGGTGGCGTCGTTGGGCGTGGCGGCGGGACTGGTTTATGCATGGCATCGCGGCATGCGGGCGGAAGATTTCTTCCTGGTGGTGATTGCGCTGACGCAGATTTATCCTCATGCGAAAGAGTTGGGACGGGTGCAGATCCTGATGCAGAAATGCATTGTGGCATCGAGTGCGGTGTTTGGTTATCTCGAGCAGGAGCCGGATGTGAAGGATGAGCCGGATGCGAAGAAATTGCCACCTGCCAAGGGGGCAGTGACTTATGAAGACGTTTCGTTCACTTACACGGATGCCAAGGGGAAACCCGCGAAAAAGGCGGCAGTGAATGGGATTGATCTGACGCTCGAGCCTGGGAAGTTTTATGCATTGGTCGGACCCAGCGGGGCAGGGAAGAGCACCTTGTTTGCCTTGTTGTTGCGTTATTACGATCCGACTGCTGGAAGGGTTTTGGTGGATGGTCATGATGTGCGGACGGTGACCCAGGAGTCGTTGCGGTCGAACATCGGCGTGGTGAACCAGGACGTGTTTTTGTTTCACGACACGGTGAAAGAGAACATCCGTTATGGCCGGTTGAACGCGACGGATGCGGAGATTGTGGCGGCGGCGAAGAAGGCTCATGCGCATGACTTCATCATGCAGAACAAGGATGGGTATGAGGCGCTGGTCGGCGATGGGGGGAACAACCTTTCCGGTGGTCAGAAACAGCGGTTGTCGATTGCCCGGGCGATATTGCGGGACGCTCCGATTTTGCTGTTGGATGAAGCGACTTCAGCTTTGGATACCGAAGTGGAGCGGATCATCAAGGATGCGATCCACACCCTGCGCGAAGGACGGACGGTGGTGGCGATTGCGCACCGGTTTTCGACCGTGCTGGAGGCGGACCAAATTGTGGTGATGCATGAGGGCAAGGTGGTCGACATGGGCACGCATGCGGAGTTGCTACCGAGGTGTGAATTGTATCAGCGTCTCTATCAGTTGCAGTTTGACAGCGGGCACGCCGATCCAGACAAGCCGATGAAGGATATTAAACCGCAGGACCTTGATGAGCCCTATGAATCGGAGGCGGGTGAAGGGTAA
- the aroE gene encoding shikimate dehydrogenase, producing the protein MSGRSFLPKLTGSFSHPAGDNPTVVMMEAAYRHHGLDFRYINMEVGPEAEGLADAVRGAKAQGYVGFNCSLPHKVEVIQYLDGLGESASLIGAVNCVVKQADGRWIGENTDGKGFLSSLKGVIDPAGLHVALLGAGGAARAIAVELALAGVSELTLVNRSEARGAKLAEHLRQNTAMKVNFCGWSESFVVPGGVGVLVNATSIGLAPDGEAMPDVDLNSFREGLVVADVIPNPPHTRFLREARSRGCVTLDGLGMLVNQGAANMDYWTGVKPDLAVMKAVLTEIFGL; encoded by the coding sequence ATGAGCGGACGCAGCTTTCTTCCTAAACTGACGGGAAGCTTTTCGCACCCGGCGGGGGACAATCCGACGGTGGTGATGATGGAGGCGGCGTATCGTCATCATGGCTTGGACTTTCGTTACATCAATATGGAGGTGGGGCCGGAGGCGGAGGGATTGGCAGATGCAGTCCGGGGGGCGAAGGCTCAGGGTTATGTCGGGTTCAACTGCAGCCTGCCGCACAAGGTGGAAGTGATTCAATATCTGGATGGACTGGGTGAATCGGCGAGTTTGATTGGAGCGGTGAACTGTGTGGTGAAACAGGCGGATGGTCGATGGATTGGAGAGAATACCGATGGGAAGGGATTTTTGAGCAGTTTGAAGGGGGTGATTGATCCGGCGGGCTTGCATGTGGCGTTGCTGGGAGCAGGGGGCGCAGCGAGGGCCATTGCGGTGGAGTTGGCGCTGGCCGGGGTTAGTGAGTTAACCTTGGTCAATCGTTCGGAGGCGCGGGGGGCAAAGCTGGCAGAGCATTTGCGGCAGAACACTGCGATGAAAGTAAATTTTTGCGGGTGGTCGGAGTCGTTCGTGGTGCCGGGTGGGGTTGGGGTGCTGGTGAACGCCACCTCGATTGGCTTGGCACCGGATGGCGAAGCGATGCCGGATGTGGATCTCAACTCGTTTCGTGAAGGGTTGGTGGTGGCGGATGTGATTCCGAATCCGCCGCATACAAGGTTTTTGCGGGAGGCGAGGTCGCGTGGTTGCGTCACGCTGGACGGATTGGGGATGCTGGTGAACCAGGGCGCGGCGAACATGGACTATTGGACGGGCGTAAAGCCGGATCTGGCGGTGATGAAGGCGGTGCTGACTGAGATTTTTGGACTTTGA
- a CDS encoding VanW family protein codes for MASPTSGVAASSARDRVMEVASSERQPSRWEACWFGFRSRCFKFQRWLRNWVRGDVRRLRTGVGIGEWEPVATHVSPLFSSSEVSEFTLQAGKVHNLRLAAKGLNGVKVKAGQVWSFWAQVGRPVKSRGYVYGREVREGCVIPAVGGGLCQMSGAIYQGALDAGLEIVERHAHTRRVARSGMVPGRDATVFWNYVDLRLRAPFDWQMEVRLENGQLVVKIYCERGMGAAGKGGMTRVKADDDDHTAESCESCGMVSCFRHAEMAGLKTQARTAFLVDEWWPEFDAWIGQERGDRDRLLMPMKPGMVGGKRYPWSVKGWERVSDFPAFVVGRSWRSRRLAGQGAERQRSLLKSSCELASLYEKHLPFDALHVVVTQSLLPYLWLSGALGGRTFDVLMQRAPLGALQESLDRAYARHPESSTLGDFRLDGDLVMAEEEALKRANRWITPNRQLAEMAGSRAVLLDWTMPQGKASEAKKTFSKQMVFPASTLGRKGAYEVRETARTLGWTVVLSGPVLESAEFWRGVEVVNSGADWLNFAGPVVMPVWAESQPRRLLLALANGRPVITTKASGLEGLPGVIVIEEGAAGALIEALGSVGMKGGCA; via the coding sequence ATGGCCTCACCAACATCAGGAGTCGCTGCATCATCTGCACGGGATCGTGTGATGGAGGTGGCATCTTCGGAGAGGCAGCCGAGCCGGTGGGAGGCATGCTGGTTTGGATTTCGTTCGCGCTGTTTTAAGTTTCAGCGGTGGTTGAGGAACTGGGTGAGGGGGGATGTTCGTCGTTTGAGAACCGGAGTGGGCATCGGCGAGTGGGAACCCGTGGCGACGCATGTTTCGCCATTGTTTTCGTCTTCGGAGGTTTCGGAGTTTACGTTGCAGGCGGGGAAGGTGCACAATTTAAGGTTGGCGGCGAAAGGCTTGAATGGAGTCAAGGTGAAGGCGGGGCAGGTGTGGAGTTTTTGGGCGCAGGTGGGTCGTCCGGTAAAGAGTCGCGGCTATGTTTATGGGAGGGAAGTGCGCGAGGGTTGCGTGATTCCGGCGGTGGGTGGCGGGCTTTGCCAGATGTCGGGAGCGATTTATCAGGGTGCCCTTGATGCGGGTTTGGAGATTGTCGAACGGCATGCGCATACGCGCCGGGTGGCGAGGTCGGGAATGGTGCCGGGACGCGATGCGACGGTGTTTTGGAACTATGTGGATTTGAGATTGAGGGCACCGTTTGACTGGCAGATGGAAGTGAGGTTGGAGAATGGTCAGTTGGTGGTGAAGATTTATTGTGAGCGCGGAATGGGGGCGGCGGGCAAAGGCGGGATGACGAGGGTGAAGGCCGATGACGACGATCATACTGCGGAGTCTTGCGAGAGTTGCGGGATGGTATCGTGTTTTCGCCATGCGGAGATGGCGGGGTTGAAGACGCAGGCTCGCACGGCGTTTTTGGTGGATGAATGGTGGCCAGAGTTCGATGCATGGATAGGCCAGGAACGTGGGGATCGTGACCGGTTGTTGATGCCGATGAAGCCGGGGATGGTGGGCGGAAAGCGTTATCCTTGGTCGGTGAAGGGATGGGAAAGGGTGTCGGATTTTCCGGCGTTCGTCGTGGGGCGTTCCTGGAGGTCAAGGCGACTTGCGGGACAAGGGGCGGAGCGGCAGAGGTCGTTGTTGAAGTCTTCCTGTGAACTGGCTTCGCTGTATGAGAAGCATTTGCCGTTTGATGCGCTGCATGTGGTGGTGACACAGAGTTTACTGCCTTATTTGTGGCTATCCGGCGCTCTGGGTGGGCGGACGTTTGATGTGCTGATGCAGAGGGCTCCGCTGGGGGCGTTGCAGGAGAGTTTGGATCGGGCGTATGCCAGACATCCGGAAAGCAGCACGTTGGGAGATTTTCGATTGGATGGAGATTTAGTCATGGCGGAGGAAGAGGCATTAAAGCGGGCGAATCGTTGGATCACCCCCAACCGGCAGTTGGCGGAGATGGCGGGATCGCGAGCGGTGCTGTTGGATTGGACGATGCCGCAAGGCAAGGCGTCTGAAGCGAAAAAGACGTTCTCGAAGCAGATGGTTTTTCCGGCCAGCACGCTGGGGCGAAAGGGGGCCTACGAGGTCCGGGAAACGGCCCGGACATTGGGATGGACGGTGGTGTTGAGTGGACCGGTTTTGGAGTCAGCCGAATTTTGGCGAGGGGTGGAGGTGGTCAACTCGGGAGCTGATTGGTTGAATTTCGCGGGTCCAGTGGTGATGCCGGTTTGGGCGGAGAGTCAGCCAAGGCGATTGTTGTTGGCGTTGGCGAATGGTCGGCCAGTGATCACGACGAAAGCGAGCGGGCTGGAAGGATTGCCAGGGGTGATCGTGATTGAGGAGGGGGCCGCCGGGGCTTTGATTGAAGCCCTGGGAAGTGTCGGAATGAAAGGGGGATGTGCTTGA